The genomic interval ATCTGGAAACATTCGCGATGTAAAGGAATACGCACTTCCTGTTTTATTAATGATTATTAAGACCTGATTAATAGAAGATTACATTAAGTGTAAAACAATATATTGATCACCATATTTTTCAATATTGTTTACCATTGTTTGTAAATTACTTAAATGTTCTTCTTCCGACTTGAGAATTTCTTCTAAAAGCATTCTGCTTCCATGGTCTTTTTCGTTAAAACATATTGTTATGCCTTCATTTAATCTTGCAATAGCTTCAACTTCAATATCTCTATTAAGTTTTAACATTTTAACAATATCAAACTGTTTTTCTTCAGGCAAGGCATGTTTTTGGTTTTTAACTATTTCCCCTAAAAACAATATGCGCCCCGCTAACATTTCAGCAT from Candidatus Kuenenia stuttgartiensis carries:
- a CDS encoding bacterioferritin; this encodes MGSVNEKVYKMLCEVYTAEIGAIGIYMDQHTKCEDLGLNKLAEMLKKDAIDEMKHAEMLAGRILFLGEIVKNQKHALPEEKQFDIVKMLKLNRDIEVEAIARLNEGITICFNEKDHGSRMLLEEILKSEEEHLSNLQTMVNNIEKYGDQYIVLHLM